The Silene latifolia isolate original U9 population chromosome Y, ASM4854445v1, whole genome shotgun sequence sequence AATCTTCGTATCATTAGCTTGCCGTCTCCGGATTTCATCATATAACTCGGGATCTAAGGTCAAATCACCAATTGCTTCCCCTTTTTGTATCATATGGATACACATCTTGTTCACATCTTCCTTCAACCTTAGCATTGACAAGGCAGTACACAAGGAGTGCACcgacttcctactcaaggcatcggccaccacgtttgctttcccttcatggtagagtatttccatgtcatagtccccaattAGCTCAATCCATctcctttgcctcatattcaactccttttgggtgtAGATGTACTTCAAACGTTTGTggtcagaaaacaccttaaaggtcgttCCATACaaataatgcctccaaatcttcaaTGTAAAAACAATGGCTCCCAATTCTAAGTCGTGATTCGAGTAATTCTCCTCATGAGTCTTAAATTGTCTTGATGCATAGGCTATGACCTTACCATTTTGCATAAGTACACACCTCAAGCCATTTTTTGATGCATTAgtgtaaacctcaaaattctcacttCCTTCCGGCAAGGCTAAAACCGGGGTCGTGGTTAGGTGCTCCATTAGAGTTAAGAAAGCCGTCTCACAACTCATGTCCTACTTGAAATGAATCTCCTTCTCCATTAGTGATGTAAAAGATCTTGCAATCTTagagaagtctttcacaaaccgacaATAGTACCCGGCTAGACCTAAGAAGCTTCTAACCTCCGCTACATTCTTTGGGAGCTACCCACCTAGACACGGCCTTAATCTTGGTGGGATCCACGGCAACTCCTTCCTTTGACACGATATGGCCCAagaaagccactttctctaaccaaaactcacacgtACTAAGCTTTGCATAAAGTTAGTGCTCTCTCAAGGTTTGCAATACTATCCTTatgtgctcctcatgctcttctttGGACTTGGAGTAGAccaagatatcatctatgaataCCACCATGAACTTGTCCAAGTACGGACTAAACACCCTATTCATAAGATCTATGAAACCGGCTGGCGCATTTGTTTGTCCAAACCACATTACTACAAACTCTTAATGTCCGTATCTTAATCtaaatgcggtctttgggatgtccTCATCTTTTATCTTCAATTGGTGATAGCCCGAACGTAGGTCGATCTTTGAAAACACTCCGGCTCCACTAAGTtggtcaaacaagtcatcaatccttggtagagggtATTTGTTCTTGACGGTAACATTGTTCAACTCCCTATAATCAATGCAAAATCTTAacgttccatccttcttctttacgaatagaaccggtgctccccaaggtAAAACACTCGGTCTAATGTAACCCTTGTCCGCCAACTCCCAAAGTTGTTTCTTCAATTCTTATAGCTCCtttggacccatccggtacggggcCTTAAAAATCGGTCCCGCACCCGGTTTCAAGTCCACTCCAAACTCCACTTCTCTCGTTGGAGGTAATCAGGGCAATTCCTCCGGAAATACATCCTCAAATTCCCCCACCACCGGTATATTCCTAGCTTGAGGCCTCTCCACACTAGTATCCTACACATGGTATAAGATCATTGGGCACTTGTTCTTTAAGCAAGTCTTTAGGGTCATCACCGAAACTAGTTTTACCTTAGGCTTGACTAGGTAACCTTTGTATAACACCCTAGTACCCTTAGGTCCTTTCAAAGCAATCTTCTTTTGGTAGCAATTTATGTTGGCTTTGTGTTGACTCAACCAATCCATTCCTAGAATTATCTCAAACCCTCTAAAGGAAATTCAAAAAGGTCTACCGGGAAATTTGTTTTGTGAATTAAGATGGGTACATTTTTATAAATCCTTGAACATGTAatagactcccccgaaggtaagTTAACGTCATCCTTAGCTAGTTCTCCCTCACCCACGTCTCacaaacatgctccatgcctcaataaatgtaacacccccataggcCGGGACCCTTCCTCTAGGAAATTCCCATCATATGGAAGTGTTACAAGCCTTGGTTTCCCAAGAGTGTAGTGCGAACAACAAGTAAAGAAGTACTTTAGATTACATAAATAGTTAAGTTGTAAACTTATGTGACCACAAGTTAAGGGATATGAAAATCATCCCAATAGTACAACCAAATCGAATGTAGTTTAAATGTCAAAAACTAAATAAGAACAAGTGGCGACAATGAGGTAGACCGCTCCCAAGCCCGCTACTCAAACATGCACACCTGTcgacactgctccccatatgggcggaaatcaccatatggttcatcacagacaTTCAAACCCAAGTGTTAGCCAATGATATAAATGTTCAATAATAAACGGGAGATGCAACTAACTTACTAATTTAATGAGGTATGAAAACATGACAAATACCGACCAAACTCATCTCCTCCAACCGTGACCGGGACATGCCCACGATGTCACCAGTACCActaaggtactcggaacacgtccgtggtaccgaGCCCGAatgcgactcgagtcccctggTAGATAACATGCGTTACCGCATGCCATTAAATTCATACAACAACCAATTCATGCTCATaacttcattaattcattttctcttcttttaattGCTCATTAACATGTTATAGCGCAAGATAATTAATACTAGATTCAGTCACCATACTCATTCTTCCCAAAATCATCATGAGACCACAATAtgtaccaaaccctaattatccaaaacatgttataatgaaACTACTATAAGATAAATGTAATTAATGGTAttaaatgcacaattaaacactCATAACACCATAGCTAAGTAGGGATACCCTTCCTTGAGCTTATCTTCACAATTCAATAAGTTAATCCCTAGAAATGCACCAAAATGAAGCTTCCTACACATATTAGTTATTATAATTAACACTATAATCTATTATAACAACATACTAACTTAACCCATTGAATTCATACAACATAATTAAGTAAGGATTAATATACTAACTAAATAGAATTATTAAAACAAAACTgaggagaagaggaagtgtaGATCTACGTACAACAATGAAGAAAGGCTAAGGAGGCAAGAATCTCCTTTatagaaattagggttcttgagaggatttgatggtggggAGTTTAGAGAGAAGTTGGGGAGATGTATAGAGTGGTGAATAgtgtttgagaggggttttggtGTAGGAAATCTGAAGTGATAGGGTTGTAAAAGCGACATCTCACCAATCATTTCGCGAATAAAACTCACTCgatcggcactcgatcgagtggaagcccactcggtcgagtggaggcTCCACTCGGTCGCTTGGATGGTCACTCGGTTAAGTGACCGACTTTCCAAACTTTCCAGCCTACTGTGTTGGAGTACTCGGtcttccactcggtcgagtggatcggcactcggccgagttggtTCTTTATTCGGTCTAGctataattaaataaatacgaggtattataataaagctcatcaatcttccctttccttttttccactaaccatcacaaccacatataactcatgtcctccccactaaactcatacccatcataaggtgctactcttacatcataagattgggtaacttacgcatcaggaccaacacatatgtaaaacaatgcataaaggaGAAAATGAATACCTTTCAATTAAATATGATATGCGACGAGgtaaaaagataagcatatgacccaaaacaggggttgctagatcgagtacagcctactcgatcgagtaggtgaagatcagaagcacgtataatAAGTTaccaggggtactcgatcgagtaccaagccTTGCTGTAGAATAATGGATGGatttatgttgtggttgatactattaaaggtaatggcagtgcttgtacTAGTATGTCGTTTATGAATGtaagaatacttcgatagtgttgacagtagggtgatgatgtttatgagtatgaGTAAACATCAaggacaaagttcattttaagggtggtagattGTAACATTCCATTTGGTGGTTGatcttttttttggtgaaatgtaagaattCTTATTAAGCACAAACCAAGGTTACAAAGATACATCATAATTTATACTAGCTTACATCAAGATTTGTTCAAGCCATTGCCTATCACTACTCTTCTTAATTCTACTCATTTGTCCTAACAATTTGATTTTCATCAAGGCTTTACATTGCATAGACAGAACATCAGGACGCAACAGTACACCTTCTAGCCTAGCAGCATTTCTTTGTTGCCAGACAGCATAATATCCACCCATGAGAATAGCTACACAGACCAGTTTCTTAATAGCAGGCCATTTCCTTCTTCCTAACCAGATAATTCCATTCCCAGATGGCAAAGGAGTTTGCAACCAGCTGCACAGGGAGCTCAGTACAGCAAGAACATACCTGCAGTGCTGAAAGAGATGTGAGAGTGTCTCCTTATCAGTACCACAAATGCAACACAACTCATCAGGACAGATACCAAGTTTATACAGACGATCTTTAGTGTTTAAAGCATTCTTCAGAATGAGCCAGTTCAGGAAGCAATGCTTAGGTATAGCCCACTTACACCAAACTAGTTTAGCCCAGCCAACTTTTGGTGCTTTGTAATGAAGCCACTGATAGCCAGACTGCACACTATATCCTTTAGTATCAGCAAGCCAAATACCATTCAGGTAACCAGTAGAGAGAGCATCCCTAGTCCTACAGATTGCCTTCCAATTGCCACTCAAATGGGACTTAGGAAGATATGTAGACCAGGGACACCCTTTTAAGAAAAACCGATGCACCCACTTCACCCAAAGACTGTCTGGCTTGCTATAAATCCACCACACCAATTTACCAATGGAGGCAACATTCCATTGAAAACTATCTCGAATACCCAAACCTCCCTCCTGTTTGGGAGCACATACTTGCTCCCATACCACCAGAGGTACCCTACCATAAGTACTTGTCCCATCCCATAAGTAATTGCGACAAATACTATTAATATTTTGGAGGACCCCTTTAGGGAGAAGAAAAATATTTGCCCAGTATGTATAGAGAGAAGTGAGCACAGACTGGACTAATGTTAATCTCCCTGCATAAGAAATGTGCCTGGACCCAAACATTCTGATCCTCTTAACAATTTTCTCCACAAGGACCTGACACTCCCTCTTCCCCAACTTGCCAGCAGTAATGGGAACACCAAGATATTTAAAGGGAAGCTTGCCCTCAACACACCCAGACTTGGCAAAGATTTAATCTTTTACTCTCTTAGAAACCCCATTAAAGTAAATATTAGACTTGGTCTTGTTCATTTCCAAGCCAGAAGCAGCAGAGAAAGAGGCAAAAGAACGTAATAGCAGCATGATAGATTGAGAATCTCCTCTAGAAAACAGCaacaaatcatctgcaaacatcagatgATGAAGCTTCAGTTTCCCACACATAGAATGATACCTGAAATCCAGAACTTCAGTGGTAAAGTTGAGCACTCTAGAAAGATACTCCATGGCAATAGTGAAGAGTAGAGGGGATAAAGTGTCCCCCTGCCTGAGCCCCTTCTTCCCATGAAAGTGTCCAAAGGTCTCTCCATTTAACACCAAAGAATATGATGTAGTAGTGACACATTCCATAATAAGATGCTTGAAATGCTCAGGAAAATTCAGTGCATTCAACATCTGCTGCAAAAAATCCCAGTTAACCGAGTCATAAGCTTTCTTGAGGTCAACCTTGATCAAACATCTAGGTGACACAGAAGCTCTGTTGTAAAGTCTTATAACTTCCTGacaaaccaaaatattttcaataATGTTGCGACCTTTAATAAAACCTCCCTGAGTAGGACTGATAATCTCAGGTAGCATCCTAGTCAACCTGGAGCACATCAGTTTGGAAATGATcttataaaccacattacaacAGGAAATGGGACTGAATTGAGTCACATCCTTAGGTAAATCCACTTTTGGAACAAGGGTGACCAAGGTATGATTCAACTGCTTGAGTAACCGGCCATGAATGAAGAAATCCTTAACCACCTCACAAAGTTCCTCTCCCACAACACTCCAAGCATCTTTAAAAAATGCACTAGAGTATCCATCAGGACCTGGAGCTTTATGGTTAGGGATTTGAAATAAAGCCTCCTTGATCTCATCACTTGTGATAGGCTTATTCAAACAGTCCCAATGATCCTGACTACAAATAGATCCTCGTTTGACAATAGCTGCATTGACAGTTTTCATAGGCTGTGTCTCTCCCAATAACTTCTGATAGTAGGACAAAAAGTAGCCTGAATTTGTCCTGGCTCAGTGAGCCACTGCCCCTGCATAGCAGCAATCCTCAGCACTTTATTTCTTGCCTGTCTACTCTTCATGTAACTGTGAAACACTTTAGAATTATTATCCCCTTCATGAATCAAAGTGGCCTTAGATTTTTGTAGCAAGAAACTGCCACAGGCCTTCTGAAGCTCTTGATATTCCTTAGCAGCATTGATTTCAATCCCAATCAGATCTGGATTAGTGGGATCAGACCTGATTTGAGACTGAATAGATTCCAAATGCTTCCAAGCTCTCATGGTATTGTTCTCCACATCAGCAAAGAGCTCTCTATTCAACTGCTTAAGAGGTTGTTTAAGAAGTTTAAGTTTTCTCACAAACTTAAACATGGGAGTACCAGTAATCCTATGTCCCCAAGCCTGGGTTACACAAGGTAAGAAATGTTCAGTAGTActccacatgttaaaatatttaaAGCTTCCTTTCCTTTGTCCCATATTACTCAGTCTCTGAATGATGCAAGGAGTATGATCAAAGCATCCTTCGGGATGAAAGTGAGCATAGAACTCTTTTTTCTGATCAATCCACTCATGATTGACAAGAGCCCTGTCAAGTCTGCTAAAAACCCTGGTAGCCGCCTCCTGTTTGTTGTTCCAAGTAAATAAGGATCCAGTGGCAGGCATATCAACCATATGACAAACATCAAGGCAATTCTGAAAATCCTCCATTTCTTCCTCAGTAGTACTCCCTCCTAATCTTTCACTAGGAGCCAACACAGTATTAAAATCCCCACAGATGATCCATGGGCTATGAATGTGACCACTCATGTCCTGAAGCCTACTCCATAAAGACTTCCTTTCAGATAAACCATTAAACGCATACACCATAGTAAGATAAAACTGATCACCAGTAGCCAGCTCATGCACTAGGACATGTATGAACTGAGCATTGTATTCAATAAATTGTAGATCAAACAGGTTAGGCTTCCATAAAAGCCAAACCCTACCTCCTTTATGATAGGAAGAGTTAGTAGAAACACACTAGCCAGTACAAATATTCGAACTAATTTTATTTAGAGAAGAAGGCTTTACCTTCGTCTCAAGGAGGCTAAAAAATCCAACTTGATGATGATGAAAAAACCACTTAATATGTTTCTGTTTTGCTGGACTGTTCAACCCCCTTACATTCCAAAACCCATCATTGCGCCCCCCCCCCCACCTTATTAGGGGGTATTAGACCAGTCCTAATGCCAACTTTTGGGGTAGCGTTGTTAAGAGCATCCATGAAGGTATACTGCCCAAACTTAGCAGCCTGACTACCCTGATCCAATAACTCCTGCCTGCTGAGTCTGATGATTGCTCTAGCAGGGGTGGCCAAAGGAAATCCCCCAGTATGAGGCCCTGAGACTCTAGGAGTAGAGACTGCAGGAACAATCCTTAGACTAGCAGGAACCCTAGGCACTGTAACCTTAGGATAAGAAGGTTTAGTAACAGGCATCTGTGACTGTGGTTTAGTCACTGGAGCCTTTGGTTGCCACCTCTGCACTACCCTCTGCTTAGGCTTAGTACCAACGTTTGGGTTTCTTACAAGCATTATTAATGTGTCCTATGCCACCATAAGTCTTACACAAAATTGGAAGCCATTCAAACTCAACATTTATGGTAACCAAATTCCCTCCTTCATCTAGAAACTTAACAGTTTTGGGAGGATGCTGATTGAAAGCGACATCTATCAGAACCCTAGCATATCCAAGCCTTGTTCTAGCCTCTGTTTGTTCATCACATCTAACATAGTCTCCAATTAAACCTGAAATTTTAGGTATCCCCTGTCCCCAAAATTTTAGTGGTAAGTTCAACAATCTAACCCATACAGGGACAACTGAAACATCAGATTTTGTTAGAGGGTCCTGAGCATTCCAAGGACGAACAATCAATGGCTTGTTCTCAAAGAGGAAGTGACCATGGTTTAAGACGGCCTCCTGATCCTTTGACCTCTTGAAACGAACAAGGAAAACACCAGAAGGCATGAAAGAAATCCTGTCAATACCATATTCATCCCATAACCCCAATATAAATTCTTCAACAACATCCCAGGGTGGATTACCCCCAAGAATGAAACAGATGACAAAATTCTTCCAGAAAGCAAGTTCCTTTTGCACCTCTGACTCAGTGAACTGTAACATACCTTCAGGTTCTTCATGTATAGTCGACAGCTGCGTTTTCCCTTTGTTCCGTCCCTGAGTGACCCACGCCTCTGTTTCTTCATCAGCAATAAGGTCATCAAGGTCCAACGGCTCGATTTCAACCGGATTTGAAGCAAGCTTGACAACAGAGGAAGATCCTGAGACTGAGAAATCCACAGAATTAATGCGCTTTTTAttgcaatttttatgatttttgatgaTTGAAGACGATGAAGGTTTAACCGCCGTCATTATTGAAGATTTAGGTTACTGAAATTTATGCAGATTTTCGATTTTGGGAAATATGCTCTCATTTCTCTCTCTAGCGTTTCTCTCTCATATGATTGACTcttggtggttgatcttgcttggtcgattgtcttgatattggattttctagtggataatatgttagtgaggcggagctagcggcgtttgtggatggtattcgGTAGTGTACGGAGTAGTGTCGAGAGGCTATAATTTAGTTgacacgatatcgtgagccatgttgtggaggtaagcatagttggtggagttaatGTTAGGAGTTCatattttataggttgggtttgaacttcggggacgaagttcgttttaaggagagaagattgtaatactactgttttatgtgctgttgggtactctatcgagtaaggcttactctgtcaagtaagtgagttttggttttGAAACAGTGTATTGaatgatgggtactcgatcgagtaggtgtcactcgatcgagtaagtgacttactcgatcgagtaagtcggttttacgggttgttttttatgggttttgttagCAATGGGAAAAATATATATAAACATCATCCGTCAGTTCTTCTCACTTTTTACCCTATTGTAACTTTCATAAAGATTAAAACAAAGTACGTTGTTTCTCTCTTTCGCATTGCCATCAAATCCTAAGgactagagtcgtcggatcgtagagttctttacgtcgttgagaccgtcgcgttgtgggtaagatcccattatagtttttatattgtttcattgattttggttgaaaccctaattgggtaatttgggggttttgcgaGTATTTTGATACTAGATGGTGGTTCTATGATTGTGTGTTTGATACGCGGTGATTTCttagaggaacgtttctgattagctgattgtgacgatcttggtgattgcttttccaggcagggtttccctactcggttattgattacattatatttgatggttgattgtttaatattgttgatctatatcatattggtattggtaattgctaattgttgttgtatggtggttggttgtgtttgtctgtggttcgcaagGTGCGTcttcggctaagtggagtcacttgcgggagtggcttcacgcccttgattcgccccttgtggttcccgtcacaaggggaatatgcacattaaggaacctgggttttcgctcggtgttgatgagcagggcttaggtgggaacggctgtggtcccccactggcggtgtggattactggttgcgactggtaatctggcagggctagaccttcTGGCTTGTTAGGTGATTGGAAATGTAACGGAGTTGGGTGATTGTGTGTATTGTTGATATTATTGTATcgtatattgtgtaatcagtaactgaccccgtttaattgttttaaaaactgtggtgatccattcggggatgttgAGCAATTCTTAAGCATgtatgagatggacgcgcatgggatagttgggattgagtcaccacgtgtcactaaagtcttccgctgtgtctttgaACTTATATTTCTTTTCAATTGGTTTTGGTACTTTGGAACGGATGTAtttcactttacagttttgggattttATTACGTAATCATTTAAATTTAATTATCTAaattatgttcttttatggtcaatttgatatacattgcctcgggtaaccgagatggtagcacttccatgcattagctGGTCTTGTTAAGGCACCTTGgtttatgggggtgttacattacgtCAGTGGTTCAGATTCAAActtgtcgtcaaaagctacccaccaaaacaatatttataacttcacaaactactcttagcaaagaggcaagtaaaggtcggatcccaagggatgggtattgatgtaggattctcaattgcaaatggttgtgtcttagggtgtcacaatttgggttgagatgatattggtctaaactaattaacaagataaaagtaaagcaatgaaaacaagctagatgattaaaaagggatgtaaacaattgattaaaggcactaaggtgtcatgggttcataggggattcatcggagttgatcatacaaacatgttctcaattagatgcaagcacttattgttgtgatggggatcgagttggtgtataagcttacaatccctaagaaggtttgggtcccggagccgaatcgattagattgtacaacacctacaagtcgacttaatccttcatatttaactatatgcatggtctaatgaggctcgagttggtgtataagcttacaagcctcattgaagagataggtgatggatcaaaaaatgcaaggattcataggctcgcatttcatcaaacataacatgtgcataagttgaaatcacaacaagcaagcaaattaattatgaagacatattagattaagcatgaatcaatccccatgttggtttcccctaattccccattaaccctagttaaggaaactactcactcattatcaagtttaacatgttaataaggttgtcaatcatactaacaaggcaaaacataatGAAccaatgaaagtgattaacaaaacttaaacaagattaagagaaattatacctatgaagatgattccaaataataaagcaaagaataatagaagtacttgatgattgatggaaggttgtcaatcctccaaataaacccaaataatattctaattacccaaaataaaggaagaacaatagagaaattaaggaaagattaagacgtgattaatattgagaaattgtattataactaaattaagactaatttgatgAGATTAAGAGAGTATAAGATATGATTAAGGGtgcatgctaatctaagtagtacaaagggatatttatactaaagattaggtacaaagattaggggttactaagggcttaaatgactattaagaccctaagaaaagttgaggaaatgctcctctcgaaggaaatgagcggatTTCCATAGCTAGTCTGTTAGAaaactatatctcattatttaacatattcatatatgttacaattaatttagtcataaaattaatttacaaatcttatgcatgcaaactaaattaaAAGAAAAGAAGTCATCAACCCTTACTAAGATTATTTCggctttatgggcaccaacaagatctccttcttgttagttcttgagctttccaataatggatgcacatagattcaagtatagaatctctcccaaaagtaaatacccaaggaatacttcttaaagactaaaataatatgatctagtattaggattagtcttacttaaaatttgacacaaaaatatttatttgttctcttgaaatatttcggtccaagaggaggagattttgtggttttttttttatttctctaaaagttTCAAAAGATGTAGAGAAATCATagcaatttcttacactagaaattctatgtcaaaatgaatgaataaaatccTTGAGAAAACACCTTCtctctttcttttgttttggccgaaaaagaggccttgggtaggttgcccaatgccttttaattttgctcttctcaaaatcTTAGGGTGGCATGGCTAGTAGGTAgctttcatgattgtgttttccacttaatacaATTACCAcaatattagatacggtctaagtaattgtgacatatgtgacatgttacttgacatgtgaatttgtaatgtatttttatcatattaaaaatcaacatacccataaaatatgtcatttacaaaatcgactagtaattcgtaattacttgtaccaaaatggtttatcaaattataaattacaacgtcttgtatttataataaattattcattcaatttcaattccaaattgtttcgtaaacaataattttatcaaagtaataaaacaattcaattacttagaccgtatctaatataatcgaattacaataagacacgttaattttactcacaaaatcatccgtcaatttttaagcaatttaattaactcgtatcggcatacgattaattaaataatcaattaagagtatttccctataggtatgacctaaggggatcaactgatcaccaccgtcgcacgacagtaatgtcaaactctagtcagccaatcattaccgatatgtgtggaccagttgactgtacaatattacatcccacatgtattcttaaaatgagatttagacatgtgatcattatgatcgacaattgtgatcgcattattgtcggaggacacatattccaacaatctcccacttttcctcgacaagtgtgcgtcaccaattctcttgtcctattactatctcccactcaatgcaaggtgtctttcaggacgtacttgcaagtgatcatatcgagagtggtttcctcaatctggagaataactgattgaccggatttatctatcatagataccttccgagcttggccacgcatttccagttcattactcctcgagtggccctgagatattgttataaccctgacaaggggtggacaattcctatcgcacttattcccttcgactagccacagccatcataacccaaaatatgcccatttgaccccatttacgaaggtcgtagtaacacaaatcaaagttaatctga is a genomic window containing:
- the LOC141630580 gene encoding uncharacterized protein LOC141630580, yielding MFGSRHISYAGRLTLVQSVLTSLYTYWANIFLLPKGVLQNINSICRNYLWDGTSTYGRVPLVVWEQVCAPKQEGGLGIRDSFQWNVASIGKLVWWIYSKPDSLWVKWVHRFFLKGCPWSTYLPKSHLSGNWKAICRTRDALSTGYLNGIWLADTKGYSVQSGYQWLHYKAPKVGWAKLVWCKWAIPKHCFLNWLILKNALNTKDRLYKLGICPDELCCICGTDKETLSHLFQHCRYVLAVLSSLCSWLQTPLPSGNGIIWLGRRKWPAIKKLVCVAILMGGYYAVWQQRNAARLEGVLLRPDVLSMQCKALMKIKLLGQMSRIKKSSDRQWLEQILM